From the genome of Acetomicrobium sp. S15 = DSM 107314:
GATTATCCAGAGCAAAGACCGCTACCTCAACGCCTTTTTGCATTAATCCTTTAGTCAGACCTCTGACGCTTCGAGCAGGTCCACCCCAATTATGTGAAAGGCTGGCCGCTACATGAAGGTTGGATTTGAAGTCGAAGGCAGGCTCAAGGAAGTCGTATACAGGAACGGGCGATACTTCGATCTCGTTTGGATGGGGTTGACCAAAAAAGGGTAATCCCTTTTAGGCCCATGTCTTTCATCAGGCGCTCCACAGTGCACCTGAGCCACTTTAATGCCCTCTCGATTGAGAGGTCCTACATACTTTCCTAGCTCCGTAGACTCAGGAATTCCT
Proteins encoded in this window:
- a CDS encoding GNAT family protein translates to MKVGFEVEGRLKEVVYRNGRYFDLVWMGLTKKG